Within Anaerolineales bacterium, the genomic segment CAGCACCAGCCGAATTCCTAACAACGCAGCAACCAGCCAAACAGCGAACAGGAATCGATGTCGTCCAACGTTGAAAGTAAATACGGAGAAGTCCTCGATTAACGCGTAAACGTGTCCATAGCTGAAGAACAGAATTATGATAAAAGTTGAGAGTACGGCAGCTCGCAACGTGTCTCGGAGCCAAATCCAGAACAATGAGTAGAGAATACATACGAGTAGAACGGATACGATCAGAGAGCGCATTGCGTCCAGTAATACCACTTGTGCAATGTTGGTCGCTAAGAATGAAAGCACAGGATACATCGAAATTGTGATGGGAAAGAAAAATATACGTTTCATCCAGATACCTTTGGCCTTCATCTACATGCATCCATATCGTGGTGATTTCGCCCCGTCACTCGAGCGCAGGCCAGGGCAGCCACGCCCACCTGGCGAAATACTTTGTGGCCATGCGCCGCCAAAGCATTGCCAGCCGTCGGCGTGTGCGAACCCCGGAACTATCCGAGCGGATTCGTCCCGGGGCAGAATCGCCGGAACGAGGCCGGGCAAGCGCTGTGAGATACAGCGGGATGAGCCGGGATCTGGGCCTGCCATGAGCGCGCAGCCGCAGGACTTCGAAACCGGCTTGCCGCAAAACCTCTCGCAGCGTCGCCGCCGTGTAAGCATACAGGTGCGCCAATTCGAAGGCCTGGTGTCCGTACAGGTTGGGCACCTCGATCAAAACCCATCCATCCGGGGCAATCCAGCGCCGGCGCAGATGGATCAAATACGCCAGCGGATCAGGGAGATGCTCCAGCACGTGCGACATCGAAACCAGATCGAAGGCTGCTTCATCCTGCCTTTCCAACGTCTCGAGATCAGGGTACATACGTAATTTTCTTTTCGCCGCGTAGGCGCGGTAAGCCTCACCGGGCTCGATTCCTACGCTCTCACAACTATAATCCGATCGGAACCTGGCCAGCAGCGCACCTGCGGAACTGCCGATGTCGAGATGGC encodes:
- a CDS encoding class I SAM-dependent methyltransferase encodes the protein MLTGDAVWEDVVHCSLCRSGQEMHSVFAQLEDAGERLHYQICDRCGLVFQSPRMNQSALSRFYMEQYRKTVQDSEGPTDKDLRVQAGRARALSQFVHRDAAEIRRHLDIGSSAGALLARFRSDYSCESVGIEPGEAYRAYAAKRKLRMYPDLETLERQDEAAFDLVSMSHVLEHLPDPLAYLIHLRRRWIAPDGWVLIEVPNLYGHQAFELAHLYAYTAATLREVLRQAGFEVLRLRAHGRPRSRLIPLYLTALARPRSGDSAPGRIRSDSSGVRTRRRLAMLWRRMATKYFARWAWLPWPALE